In the Euphorbia lathyris chromosome 5, ddEupLath1.1, whole genome shotgun sequence genome, one interval contains:
- the LOC136229355 gene encoding photosystem I reaction center subunit N, chloroplastic isoform X2, translating to MAAMNSSVLTWNYAISGNGSSSSDDLSSKLSPTPALSVVPKMAAIRAQQQAKVSDSKIEGRRAAMLCLAATLLTSSSATATAGVIDDYLEKSKANKELNDKKRLATSGANFARAFTVQFGSCKFPENFTGCQDLAKQKCHSFPTIWKWSVQERTSTSVAPMFSGNGENMYQLLSLIENLYLLPH from the exons ATGGCAGCCATGAACTCCAGTGTTTTAACATGGAACTATGCTATCTCAGGCAACggatcttcttcttctgatgATCTTAGCTCAAAATTATCTCCGACGCCTGCTCTTTCAGTAGTTCCAAAAATGGCTGCTATTAGAGCCCAACAGCAGGCTAAAGTTTCTGATTCCAAAATTGAAGGAAGAAGAGCTGCTATGCTTTGCCTTGCTGCTACACTTCTCACATCTTCCTCAGCCACTGCCACTGCTGGAGTCATTGACGATTACCTTGAAAAGAGCAAGGCTAACAAG GAATTGAATGACAAGAAGAGATTAGCTACAAGTGGTGCCAATTTTGCAAGAGCATTCACTGTTCAATTTGGATCTTGCAAATTCCCTGAGAACTTCACCGGCTGTCAAGATCTTGCCAAGCAAAAG TGCCATTCATTTCCGACGATCTGGAAGTGGAGTGTGCAGGAAAGGACAAGTACAAGTGTGGCTCCAATGTTTTCTGGAAATGGTGAAAATATGTATCAACTTCTTTCTCTTATTGAAAATTTGTATCTACTTCCCCATTAA
- the LOC136229355 gene encoding photosystem I reaction center subunit N, chloroplastic isoform X1: protein MAAMNSSVLTWNYAISGNGSSSSDDLSSKLSPTPALSVVPKMAAIRAQQQAKVSDSKIEGRRAAMLCLAATLLTSSSATATAGVIDDYLEKSKANKELNDKKRLATSGANFARAFTVQFGSCKFPENFTGCQDLAKQKKVPFISDDLEVECAGKDKYKCGSNVFWKW, encoded by the exons ATGGCAGCCATGAACTCCAGTGTTTTAACATGGAACTATGCTATCTCAGGCAACggatcttcttcttctgatgATCTTAGCTCAAAATTATCTCCGACGCCTGCTCTTTCAGTAGTTCCAAAAATGGCTGCTATTAGAGCCCAACAGCAGGCTAAAGTTTCTGATTCCAAAATTGAAGGAAGAAGAGCTGCTATGCTTTGCCTTGCTGCTACACTTCTCACATCTTCCTCAGCCACTGCCACTGCTGGAGTCATTGACGATTACCTTGAAAAGAGCAAGGCTAACAAG GAATTGAATGACAAGAAGAGATTAGCTACAAGTGGTGCCAATTTTGCAAGAGCATTCACTGTTCAATTTGGATCTTGCAAATTCCCTGAGAACTTCACCGGCTGTCAAGATCTTGCCAAGCAAAAG AAAGTGCCATTCATTTCCGACGATCTGGAAGTGGAGTGTGCAGGAAAGGACAAGTACAAGTGTGGCTCCAATGTTTTCTGGAAATGGTGA
- the LOC136229354 gene encoding probable polygalacturonase, with protein MDFTIQDQKLGGAIMGKLTRLSSWSPLLLLITIILLLSIQITTKTLYPIQKIVSGSSETADFKDHRRTCSGFQPDFPRRKVVMSIVDFGGVSDGNTSNTETFRKAVRYMQRFGYQGGSQLNVPKGVWLTGSFNLTSNFTLFLEEGAVILASQDLKEWPIIEPLPSYGRGRERLGGRHISLIHGNGLTNVIITGHNGTIDGQGRIWWELWWNKTLEHTRGHLLELMHSHNILISNLTLRNSPFWTIHPVYCSNVVIKDMTILAPLNAPNTDGIDPDSSTNVCIEDCYIESGDDLVAVKSGWDQYGIRMAQPSSNIVIRRISGTTPTCSGIGIGSEMSGGIVNITIEDVHIWDSAAGVRIKTDTGRGGYIANITVKNITMERVKIPIKFSRGSNDHPDDGWDPKANPVVKGVSISNVVSLNSTKAPVLQGIKDAPFGGICMKNVTMIGLASSATWHCEFVSGYANDVFPMPCPQLQNDINSSWCSYS; from the exons ATGGATTTCACAATTCAGGATCAAAAACTTGGGGGTGCAATCATGGGTAAGCTCACCAGGCTATCTAGCTGGTCGCCCCTTCTCCTTTTAATCACGATTATACTGCTTCTGTCTATCCAAATCACAACTAAAACCCTATACCCGATACAAAAAATTGTTTCTGGATCCTCTGAAACTGCTGATTTTAAGGACCATCGGAGGACCTGTTCTGGTTTCCAGCCAGATTTTCCTAGGAGGAAAGTTGTGATGTCCATCGTCGATTTTGGTGGGGTTAGTGATGGTAACACCTCAAATACAGAAACGTTTCGGAAAGCCGTGCGATACATGCAGCGTTTCGGATATCAAGGTGGCTCCCAGCTCAATGTCCCTAAGGGTGTTTGGCTAACTGGAAGCTTTAACCTTACCAGTAATTTTACCTTGTTTCTTGAAGAAGGTGCAGTGATTCTGGCCTCCCAG GACCTAAAGGAATGGCCTATAATAGAGCCATTGCCTTCTTATGGAAGAGGGAGAGAGAGATTAGGAGGAAGACATATTAGCCTTATTCATGGGAATGGGCTTACCAATGTCATTATTACAG GGCATAATGGAACAATTGATGGTCAAGGGAGGATATGGTGGGAATTATGGTGGAACAAAACATTAGAGCACACAAGAGGGCATCTTCTGGAGCTAATGCACTCTCATAATATTCTTATTTCTAACTTGACTCTCCGTAATTCTCCTTTTTGGACCATACATCCGGTTTACTGCAG TAATGTTGTGATTAAAGACATGACAATTTTGGCTCCCCTCAATGCCCCAAATACTGATGGTATAGACCCAG ACTCAAGCACCAATGTGTGCATTGAAGACTGTTACATTGAGAGTGGAGATGACCTTGTAGCAGTGAAAAGTGGGTGGGACCAGTACGGCATCAGAATGGCTCAACCAAGTTCAAACATCGTAATAAGGAGAATTTCGGGCACAACCCCAACTTGTTCAGGAATTGGAATTGGTAGTGAGATGTCTGGTGGAATTGTTAACATAACAATTGAAGATGTGCATATCTGGGATTCAGCAGCAGGTGTGAGAATAAAAACTGACACAGGAAGAGGAGGATATATAGCAAACATTactgtaaaaaatataacaatGGAGAGAGTTAAGATTCCTATTAAATTCAGTAGAGGGTCGAATGATCATCCAGATGATGGATGGGATCCAAAGGCCAACCCGGTTGTGAAAGGTGTGAGTATAAGTAATGTGGTTAGTTTAAATTCAACAAAAGCCCCAGTTTTGCAGGGAATCAAGGATGCACCATTTGGTGGAATATGCATGAAAAATGTGACGATGATTGGGTTAGCATCTTCTGCCACATGGCATTGTGAGTTTGTTTCAGGATATGCCAATGATGTTTTTCCAATGCCATGCCCCCAGTTACAGAATGATATCAATTCATCTTGGTGTTCATACTCTTAA